In the genome of Mucisphaera calidilacus, one region contains:
- a CDS encoding uroporphyrinogen decarboxylase family protein has translation MPATDSRDRVLAAINHQQPDRLPIDFGATFITGLHCSVIEQLRQHYGLEQRPVRVHEPYQMLGYVEDDLKAALGIDTQGVIPHSTMFGFPATGWKSWTTPWKQDVLVPADFVTTTTDKGDVYIYPQGDSDAHASGHMPAGGYFFDAIVRQEPIDEDNLAVEDNTEEFKPLTDDELQTITRGVRDAHATGRAVVVCSPGTGLGDIALVPAPFLKQPKGIRDISEWYMSTAMRPDFVRAIFRHQVDIALPNLQRLNDEVGDLIDVIVICGTDFGTQTSQFCSVDTFRDLWLPFYREINDWVHANTRWKTFKHSCGAVAGLIDSFIDAGFDILNPVQCSATGMDPAELKAGFGKRITFWGGGIDTQHVLPFGTPTEVREQVTDRCRIFAQGGGFVFNTIHNTQAMTPVDNFVAMVDAVHTFNKNA, from the coding sequence ATGCCCGCTACGGATTCGCGCGACCGTGTCCTTGCCGCCATCAATCACCAGCAGCCCGACCGACTGCCCATCGACTTCGGCGCCACCTTCATCACCGGCCTGCACTGCTCCGTCATCGAGCAACTCCGACAGCACTACGGCCTCGAACAGCGACCCGTCCGCGTCCACGAGCCCTATCAGATGCTCGGCTACGTCGAGGACGACCTCAAAGCCGCCCTCGGCATCGACACCCAGGGCGTCATCCCGCACAGCACCATGTTCGGCTTCCCCGCCACCGGATGGAAATCCTGGACAACCCCTTGGAAACAGGACGTCCTCGTCCCCGCCGATTTCGTCACCACCACCACCGACAAGGGCGACGTCTACATCTACCCCCAAGGCGATTCCGACGCCCACGCCAGCGGACACATGCCCGCAGGGGGGTACTTCTTCGATGCCATCGTGCGCCAGGAGCCCATCGATGAGGACAACCTCGCCGTCGAAGACAACACCGAGGAATTCAAGCCCCTCACCGACGACGAACTGCAAACCATAACCCGAGGCGTCCGCGACGCCCACGCCACCGGACGCGCCGTCGTCGTCTGCTCACCCGGCACCGGACTAGGCGACATCGCCCTCGTCCCCGCCCCCTTCCTCAAACAACCCAAAGGCATCCGCGATATCTCCGAGTGGTACATGTCCACCGCCATGCGACCCGACTTCGTCAGGGCCATCTTCCGACACCAGGTCGACATCGCCCTCCCCAACCTCCAACGCCTCAACGACGAGGTCGGCGACCTCATCGACGTTATCGTGATCTGCGGCACCGACTTCGGAACTCAGACCTCCCAGTTCTGCTCCGTCGACACCTTCCGCGACCTCTGGCTACCCTTCTACCGCGAGATCAACGACTGGGTCCACGCCAACACACGCTGGAAGACCTTCAAGCACTCCTGCGGCGCCGTCGCGGGCCTCATCGACTCCTTTATCGATGCCGGATTCGACATCCTCAACCCCGTCCAGTGCTCCGCCACCGGCATGGACCCCGCCGAACTCAAGGCCGGCTTCGGCAAACGCATCACCTTCTGGGGAGGCGGCATCGACACCCAGCACGTCCTGCCCTTCGGCACACCCACCGAGGTCCGCGAGCAGGTCACCGATCGCTGCCGAATCTTCGCCCAAGGCGGAGGCTTCGTCTTCAACACCATCCACAACACCCAGGCCATGACACCCGTCGACAACTTCGTCGCTATGGTCGACGCCGTCCACACCTTCAACAAGAACGCATGA
- a CDS encoding CBS domain-containing protein — protein MPNVQLLLDRKGNKVHSVPPETTVDRAAEIMNEHNIGSLLVVDDENLKGIITERDILRKVIAAGRKPETTSVKSVMTDNLWTCTPETSLEDISDIFKDRRVRHLPVVTDAGELAGVISIGDLNAFRLEGQAVMIEYLHQYIHGAA, from the coding sequence ATGCCAAACGTCCAACTGCTTCTCGATCGCAAGGGAAACAAAGTGCACTCGGTCCCCCCCGAGACCACCGTCGATCGTGCCGCCGAGATCATGAACGAGCACAACATCGGCTCGCTCCTCGTCGTCGACGACGAGAACCTCAAAGGCATCATCACCGAACGCGACATCCTCCGAAAAGTCATCGCCGCCGGCCGAAAACCCGAAACCACCTCCGTCAAGAGCGTCATGACCGACAACCTCTGGACCTGCACACCCGAAACCTCGCTCGAAGACATCTCCGACATCTTCAAGGACCGACGCGTCCGACACCTCCCCGTCGTCACCGACGCGGGCGAACTCGCCGGCGTCATCTCCATCGGCGACCTCAACGCCTTCCGACTCGAAGGCCAGGCCGTCATGATCGAATACCTCCACCAGTACATCCACGGCGCCGCCTGA
- the nrdR gene encoding transcriptional regulator NrdR produces MRCPYCEANKDRVIDSRPAENGKAIRRRRECLNCSKRFTTYETVEETTKLVVVKRDRSRVPFDKAKMLAGLEAACYKRPVPTRRLQEAVDHVTEELRRTGQREIDAEDIGQRLAEQLRTIDQVAYVRFASVYKQFRDLDDLIEEVRGVLEMNERLSPGQGKLFR; encoded by the coding sequence ATGCGATGCCCCTACTGCGAAGCCAACAAAGACCGCGTCATCGACTCCCGCCCCGCTGAGAACGGCAAGGCGATCCGACGCCGACGCGAATGCCTCAACTGCTCAAAACGCTTCACCACCTACGAAACCGTCGAGGAAACCACCAAACTCGTCGTCGTCAAACGCGACCGCAGCCGTGTCCCCTTCGACAAAGCCAAGATGCTCGCCGGACTCGAGGCCGCCTGCTACAAACGACCCGTCCCGACGCGACGCCTCCAGGAAGCCGTCGACCACGTCACCGAAGAACTCCGACGCACCGGACAACGCGAGATCGACGCCGAAGACATCGGACAGCGACTCGCCGAACAACTCCGCACCATCGACCAGGTCGCCTATGTCCGCTTCGCCTCCGTCTACAAGCAGTTCCGCGACCTCGACGACCTCATCGAGGAAGTCCGAGGCGTCCTCGAAATGAACGAACGACTCAGCCCCGGACAGGGCAAACTCTTCCGCTAA
- a CDS encoding TIGR00282 family metallophosphoesterase, producing the protein MRIRIAILGDIVGTPGRQVVASAVKRLKREMGVQVVIANVENAANGSGLTPDLHKKLQLAGLDGMTMGDHAYRKKQIVPTLERGSDIIRPANLSAKAKGKVCLRLVAEVEEVKLPIYVFTVVGRLFMNTMQGTDPFATADRLIEQIHERPSVILVEVHAEATSEKVAMGWYLNERVTAVFGTHTHIQTADARVLPREIEGPRSGASVLPLGEGGTAYITDLGMSGPQDSVLGRRVDRVVSQMTTAMPAAFDVAEGNPEARGVIVEVESSTGRAVGVETIVLGPEDA; encoded by the coding sequence GTGAGGATCCGGATTGCGATATTGGGTGACATCGTGGGCACGCCGGGGCGTCAGGTGGTGGCCTCGGCGGTGAAGCGTCTGAAGCGTGAGATGGGCGTGCAGGTGGTGATTGCGAATGTGGAGAACGCGGCGAACGGTTCGGGGCTGACGCCTGATCTCCATAAGAAGCTGCAGCTGGCGGGTTTAGACGGCATGACGATGGGGGATCACGCTTATCGCAAGAAGCAGATCGTGCCGACGCTGGAGCGGGGTTCGGACATCATCCGGCCTGCGAACCTGTCGGCGAAGGCGAAGGGGAAGGTGTGTCTGCGTCTGGTGGCGGAGGTGGAGGAGGTGAAGCTGCCGATTTACGTCTTCACGGTGGTGGGGCGTTTGTTCATGAACACGATGCAGGGGACGGACCCGTTTGCGACGGCGGATCGTCTGATCGAGCAGATTCATGAGCGGCCGAGCGTGATTCTGGTGGAGGTTCACGCGGAGGCGACGAGTGAGAAGGTGGCGATGGGTTGGTATCTGAACGAGCGTGTGACGGCGGTGTTCGGGACGCACACGCATATTCAGACGGCGGATGCGCGGGTGCTGCCTCGGGAGATCGAGGGTCCTCGGAGCGGGGCGTCGGTGCTGCCGCTGGGCGAGGGCGGGACGGCGTACATCACGGACCTGGGGATGAGTGGTCCTCAGGATTCGGTGTTGGGCCGTCGGGTGGACCGGGTGGTGAGTCAGATGACGACGGCGATGCCGGCGGCGTTTGACGTGGCGGAGGGCAACCCTGAGGCGCGGGGTGTGATCGTGGAGGTGGAGTCGTCGACGGGTCGTGCGGTGGGGGTCGAGACGATCGTGCTGGGCCCGGAGGATGCCTGA
- a CDS encoding GGDEF domain-containing protein, which yields MEERENRRVTADLSDGLRLTDELSVDELSLPEVAWPRHGLTTTLRGILTGGVVAAGVAGGLGWWLGGPLLSAAAVAGVAGYAHWRLSRGVVQSLGNLIDRLELTSCNPTSELVEKLPLEREDEIGQVARAMARVCRNSIRKGFEAQQLRRTIDQRVRLATRKATSRLQRETLRDPMTDLGNRRFLEEQGPKLFDATEASDLSLLCVAIDLDHFKAVNDTLGHAAGDDVLVFVGSLIKATTREDDMAVRLGGDEFLVLMPGADFDRGLKFAAQLRSLFTQQTGLLTRGGPKPDLSIGIAERLSDRCDSLQSLMERADERLYTAKRNGRGRAEAG from the coding sequence ATGGAAGAGCGCGAAAACCGACGTGTGACCGCGGACCTGTCCGACGGGCTGAGGCTGACCGACGAACTGTCGGTGGATGAGTTGTCGCTGCCGGAAGTGGCGTGGCCGCGTCACGGGTTGACGACGACGCTGCGCGGCATCCTGACGGGCGGCGTTGTGGCGGCGGGTGTCGCGGGCGGTCTTGGTTGGTGGCTGGGCGGGCCGTTGCTGTCTGCGGCGGCGGTGGCCGGCGTGGCGGGATATGCGCACTGGCGCTTGTCGCGTGGCGTGGTTCAGTCGCTGGGCAATCTGATTGACCGGCTGGAGCTGACCTCGTGCAACCCGACGTCGGAGTTGGTGGAGAAGCTGCCGCTTGAGCGTGAGGACGAGATCGGCCAGGTGGCGCGTGCGATGGCGCGTGTCTGCCGGAACTCGATCCGCAAGGGTTTTGAGGCGCAGCAGCTGCGTCGGACGATTGATCAGCGTGTGCGTCTGGCGACGCGTAAGGCGACGTCGCGTCTGCAGCGTGAGACGCTCCGCGACCCGATGACGGACCTTGGCAACCGGCGATTCCTGGAAGAACAGGGGCCGAAGCTGTTTGATGCGACCGAGGCGAGTGACCTTTCGCTGCTGTGCGTGGCGATCGATCTGGATCACTTCAAGGCGGTCAACGACACGCTGGGTCACGCGGCGGGGGATGACGTGCTGGTCTTCGTGGGGTCGCTGATCAAGGCGACGACGCGTGAGGACGATATGGCGGTTCGCCTGGGCGGCGACGAGTTCCTCGTGCTGATGCCCGGTGCTGATTTTGATCGTGGTTTGAAGTTCGCGGCCCAGCTCCGCTCGCTGTTCACGCAGCAGACGGGTCTGCTGACGCGTGGCGGGCCGAAGCCCGACCTGTCGATCGGCATCGCGGAGCGGCTGTCGGACCGTTGTGACTCGCTGCAGTCGCTGATGGAGCGTGCGGACGAGCGTCTGTACACGGCCAAGCGAAACGGTCGGGGTCGCGCGGAGGCGGGTTAA
- a CDS encoding formyltetrahydrofolate deformylase, which produces MPEIKAVVSVIGRDQKGVVARFATYLAERGVNILDLEQQVVNGEFIMDMLVDLADMTPSLDQLITDLLELGRDIEMEVRVALHDRKPKRVAVLVSKEAHCLQTLIDDWKAGKFRGDLVTVLGNHPDLEPVAKAAGLPFAHFPAKPDKQAHFKWMMEQLAKAQPDLIVLARYMQIVPPEMVQAFRYKIINIHPSLLPHFPGAKPYHAAWEAGVRVAGCTAHFVTEDLDEGPIILQDVFHIDVGRDTAEDVRANGQRLEGRILADAVQMFLDQKLVVVDDKVVFRPGLSSMLDHA; this is translated from the coding sequence ATGCCCGAAATCAAAGCCGTCGTCAGCGTCATCGGCCGCGACCAGAAGGGCGTCGTCGCCCGGTTCGCCACCTACCTCGCCGAGCGAGGCGTCAACATCCTCGACCTCGAGCAGCAGGTGGTCAACGGCGAGTTCATCATGGACATGCTCGTCGACCTCGCCGACATGACCCCCTCCCTCGACCAGCTCATCACCGACCTGCTCGAACTCGGCCGCGACATCGAGATGGAAGTCCGCGTCGCCCTGCACGACCGCAAACCCAAACGCGTCGCCGTCCTCGTCTCCAAAGAGGCACACTGCCTCCAGACCCTCATCGACGACTGGAAGGCCGGCAAGTTCCGAGGCGACCTCGTCACCGTCCTAGGCAACCACCCCGACCTCGAACCCGTCGCCAAGGCCGCCGGACTGCCCTTCGCACACTTCCCCGCCAAGCCCGACAAGCAGGCCCACTTCAAGTGGATGATGGAGCAACTCGCCAAGGCCCAACCCGACCTCATCGTCCTCGCACGCTACATGCAGATCGTCCCCCCCGAGATGGTCCAGGCCTTCCGCTACAAGATCATCAACATCCACCCCTCGCTGCTGCCCCACTTCCCCGGCGCCAAGCCCTACCACGCCGCATGGGAAGCAGGCGTCCGCGTCGCAGGATGCACCGCCCACTTTGTCACCGAAGACCTCGACGAGGGACCCATCATCCTCCAGGACGTCTTCCACATCGACGTCGGACGCGACACCGCCGAGGACGTCCGCGCCAACGGACAACGACTCGAAGGACGCATCCTCGCCGACGCCGTGCAGATGTTCCTCGATCAGAAACTCGTCGTCGTCGACGATAAGGTCGTCTTCCGCCCCGGACTCAGCTCCATGCTCGACCACGCCTGA
- the lpdA gene encoding dihydrolipoyl dehydrogenase: MSETATYDLVVIGGGPGGYVAAIRAAQLGMKVACVERDRLGGVCLNWGCIPTKALIAGAEFYHRLTHEAEEWGVKAEGVTHDWGRVIERSREVAGQLNKGVGFLLKKNKVTHIEGHAFIPSAGKVEIYASDDSERQGSVKQVLEAGKILIATGARPRPLPGAEFDGKRIIGAKEAMTLTEQPKSMVIVGAGAIGMEFAYVYNAYGTRCTVVEMMDRVLPIEDTEASDVVERAFGKMGVTVKTGHKTLSLEKTDEGVRATVAPADDESKTEVLEADVVLVAIGVMGRYDGLFDASLGVETFKDHIKVDYRSAGADYQTSVPGIYAIGDVIGPPWLAHVSSEEGIVCVERMAGHEVEDIDYDAIPGCTYCQPQVASVGLTERACEEQGIEYVASKFPFAASGKAQALGATEGFCKLISGKKHGEVLGAHMVGEGVTELIAEIGLAIKLEATMDEVIGTMHAHPTLSEATHEAALGAQNRMIHF; this comes from the coding sequence ATGTCTGAGACGGCGACGTATGACCTGGTTGTGATTGGCGGCGGTCCCGGCGGCTATGTGGCGGCGATTCGCGCGGCGCAGCTGGGGATGAAGGTGGCGTGCGTGGAGCGTGACCGTCTGGGCGGTGTCTGTCTGAACTGGGGGTGTATCCCGACCAAGGCGTTGATCGCGGGGGCGGAGTTCTACCACCGGCTGACGCACGAGGCGGAGGAATGGGGTGTGAAGGCGGAGGGTGTGACGCATGACTGGGGGCGTGTGATCGAGCGTTCTCGAGAGGTGGCGGGTCAGCTGAACAAGGGCGTGGGCTTTCTGCTCAAGAAGAACAAGGTGACGCACATTGAGGGGCACGCGTTTATCCCGTCTGCGGGGAAGGTGGAGATTTACGCGTCGGACGACAGCGAGCGTCAGGGTTCGGTGAAGCAGGTGCTGGAGGCGGGGAAGATCCTGATCGCGACGGGTGCGCGGCCGAGGCCGTTGCCGGGGGCCGAGTTTGATGGCAAGCGGATCATCGGTGCGAAGGAGGCGATGACGCTGACCGAGCAGCCCAAGTCGATGGTGATTGTCGGCGCGGGCGCGATCGGGATGGAGTTTGCGTATGTCTACAACGCTTACGGCACGCGGTGCACGGTGGTGGAGATGATGGACCGCGTGCTGCCGATCGAGGACACCGAGGCATCGGACGTGGTCGAGCGTGCGTTCGGCAAGATGGGCGTCACGGTCAAGACGGGTCACAAGACTCTGTCGCTGGAGAAGACGGATGAGGGCGTGCGTGCGACGGTGGCGCCGGCGGACGATGAATCGAAGACCGAGGTGCTGGAGGCGGACGTGGTGCTGGTGGCGATCGGCGTGATGGGCCGCTACGACGGTCTGTTCGATGCGTCGCTGGGCGTCGAGACGTTCAAGGATCACATCAAGGTGGATTACCGCAGCGCGGGCGCGGACTACCAGACGTCGGTTCCGGGGATTTACGCGATCGGCGACGTGATCGGCCCGCCCTGGCTGGCGCATGTGTCGTCGGAGGAGGGCATCGTGTGCGTGGAACGGATGGCTGGTCACGAGGTCGAGGACATCGACTACGACGCGATTCCGGGCTGCACGTACTGCCAGCCGCAGGTGGCGTCGGTCGGTCTGACCGAGCGTGCGTGCGAGGAGCAGGGGATTGAGTATGTGGCGAGCAAGTTCCCGTTTGCTGCGTCGGGCAAGGCGCAGGCGCTGGGCGCGACCGAGGGCTTCTGCAAGCTGATCTCGGGCAAGAAGCACGGCGAGGTGCTGGGTGCGCACATGGTGGGCGAGGGCGTGACAGAGCTCATCGCGGAGATTGGTCTGGCGATCAAGCTCGAGGCGACGATGGACGAGGTGATCGGGACGATGCACGCGCACCCGACGCTCTCGGAGGCGACGCACGAGGCTGCGCTGGGCGCTCAGAACCGGATGATCCATTTTTAA
- a CDS encoding thioredoxin family protein, with translation MVMTASTMLGLGTQAPDFSLPDTEGGTVSRSDFAGKPLLVVFMCNHCPFVKHVARQLKALGDDYMPKGVAMVGISANDVSTHPDDSPENMKSEKAARGYAFPYLYDADQSVAKAYTAACTPDVFLFDAEHNLVYRGQLDETRPKRLDSGAYDYDHPASDGKDLRAALDTMLNGGSIPAEQTPSMGCNIKWKAGSEPSYFGG, from the coding sequence ATGGTGATGACAGCTTCGACGATGCTTGGCCTGGGCACGCAGGCCCCGGATTTTTCGCTGCCGGACACCGAGGGCGGGACGGTGTCGCGTTCGGATTTCGCGGGCAAGCCGCTGCTGGTGGTGTTCATGTGCAATCACTGCCCGTTCGTGAAGCACGTGGCGCGTCAGCTCAAGGCGCTCGGGGATGATTACATGCCGAAGGGCGTGGCGATGGTGGGGATCAGCGCGAACGACGTGAGCACGCATCCCGATGATTCGCCTGAGAACATGAAGTCGGAGAAGGCGGCGCGTGGTTACGCGTTCCCTTATCTCTATGACGCGGACCAGTCGGTGGCGAAGGCGTACACGGCGGCGTGCACACCTGACGTGTTCCTGTTTGATGCTGAGCACAATCTGGTCTATCGGGGGCAGTTGGACGAGACACGGCCCAAGCGGCTCGATTCGGGCGCGTATGACTACGACCATCCGGCGTCGGACGGGAAGGACCTGCGTGCGGCGCTCGACACGATGCTCAATGGCGGGTCGATCCCGGCGGAGCAGACGCCTTCGATGGGGTGCAACATCAAGTGGAAGGCGGGGAGCGAGCCGAGCTACTTCGGCGGTTGA
- a CDS encoding ankyrin repeat domain-containing protein, whose protein sequence is MVRPADLFAAIEQNDDSTIRELVAANERVLHTHVGQQRDWGIELCLPLHLAAEVASPQTVALLLDLGAMPDGRTRFETPLHAMRTALHLAASRGDTTIITQLLDAGAEIEVRDADGRSPLTNAAAAGHADALSLLIEREARVDAPDNAARTPLHHAIRALSQGAVAVLLDAGANANHTIPKDPENHTPLHRCVAEGEPALNIARLLLDHGADPAIADPRDQKTALDRATERGIQSFIDLLTR, encoded by the coding sequence ATGGTCCGACCCGCCGACCTCTTCGCAGCCATCGAACAGAACGACGACTCAACCATCCGCGAACTCGTTGCAGCCAACGAACGCGTGCTCCACACCCACGTCGGGCAGCAACGCGACTGGGGCATCGAACTCTGCCTCCCGCTCCACCTCGCCGCCGAAGTCGCATCACCCCAGACCGTGGCGCTCCTCCTCGACCTCGGTGCCATGCCCGACGGGCGAACACGGTTCGAAACCCCGCTTCACGCCATGCGAACGGCGCTCCACCTCGCAGCCAGCCGAGGCGACACCACCATCATCACCCAACTCCTCGACGCCGGCGCCGAGATCGAGGTCCGCGATGCCGACGGACGCTCACCCCTCACCAACGCCGCCGCCGCCGGCCACGCCGACGCCCTCTCCCTGCTCATCGAACGCGAAGCACGCGTCGACGCCCCTGACAACGCCGCCCGCACGCCGCTCCACCACGCCATCCGCGCCCTGAGCCAAGGAGCCGTTGCCGTTCTGCTCGACGCCGGTGCCAACGCCAACCACACCATCCCCAAAGACCCCGAAAACCACACCCCGCTCCACCGCTGCGTCGCCGAAGGCGAACCCGCCCTCAACATCGCTCGCCTCCTGCTCGATCACGGTGCGGATCCCGCGATCGCCGACCCACGCGATCAAAAAACCGCGCTCGATCGGGCGACCGAGCGCGGCATCCAGTCTTTCATCGATCTGCTGACCCGTTAG
- a CDS encoding glycosyltransferase has product MAADATSGSSGNGKSAARRQRKAEPLLLECAWEVCNQVGGIYTVLRSKVPSMVSRWGNRYCLIGPYLPGKAQVEFEPRPLIGAFGTAVKALNEAGIEAHYGRWLVTGRPNVVLVNHMSVFRYLYDVKGRLWRDHNIPTPSDSEEINNVVAFGEAVRYFLTVLAQQESDKRPFIAHFHEWLAGTAIPMLRQEQWPGALVFTTHATRLGRVLAMEHPEFYAHLPFLDADAEAKHYNLETQHQIETAAAHGSHVFSTVSDITGDECTNLLKRSPDVLLPNGLNIQRFAALHEFQNLHAKYKEEIHEFTIGHFFPSYSFNLDTTLYFFTSGRYEFQNKGMDVTIEALARLNHRLKASGSPVTVVFFIITKAPVRSINVAALESRSMLSEFRDVADAIKEQVGEGLVLAAAEGRVPDLNDLVDEYWRLRLRRSLHAWRRDWLPPIVTHDLVDDQTDDVLNALRRCHLFNGPHDPVKVVYHPAFITSTNPLFGMEYDHFVRGCHLGVFPSYYEPWGYTPLESIALGVPALTSDLSGFGSYLMQLMADHEDRGVGIIERRYRDFHATADQICDQMFRMCQLSRRERISLRNKVESFSEHFDWHNLGRRYHEAHALALDRAGV; this is encoded by the coding sequence ATGGCAGCAGATGCGACCAGCGGCAGTAGCGGTAACGGCAAGTCGGCGGCCCGACGTCAGCGCAAGGCCGAGCCGTTGCTGCTGGAGTGTGCGTGGGAGGTCTGCAACCAGGTGGGCGGTATCTACACGGTGCTGCGGTCGAAGGTGCCGAGCATGGTGAGTCGGTGGGGGAACCGTTACTGCCTGATCGGCCCGTACCTGCCGGGCAAGGCGCAGGTGGAGTTCGAGCCGCGTCCGCTGATCGGCGCGTTCGGGACGGCGGTGAAGGCGCTCAACGAGGCGGGCATCGAGGCGCACTACGGGCGTTGGCTGGTGACGGGTCGTCCGAACGTGGTGCTGGTGAATCACATGTCGGTGTTCCGCTACCTCTACGACGTGAAAGGTCGGTTGTGGCGTGACCACAACATCCCGACGCCTTCGGACTCGGAGGAGATCAACAACGTTGTGGCGTTCGGCGAGGCGGTGCGTTACTTCCTGACGGTCCTGGCGCAGCAGGAGTCGGACAAGCGTCCGTTCATCGCGCACTTCCACGAGTGGCTGGCGGGCACGGCGATCCCGATGCTTCGTCAGGAGCAGTGGCCGGGTGCGCTGGTGTTTACGACACACGCGACACGGCTGGGGCGTGTGCTGGCGATGGAGCACCCTGAGTTTTACGCGCACCTGCCGTTCCTGGACGCGGACGCGGAGGCGAAGCATTATAACCTCGAGACGCAGCACCAGATCGAGACGGCGGCGGCGCACGGCTCGCACGTCTTTTCGACGGTGTCGGACATCACGGGTGACGAGTGCACGAATCTGCTCAAGCGCTCGCCCGACGTGCTGCTGCCCAACGGCCTGAACATCCAGCGTTTCGCGGCGTTGCACGAGTTCCAGAACCTGCACGCGAAGTACAAGGAAGAGATCCACGAGTTCACGATCGGCCACTTCTTCCCGTCGTACTCGTTCAACCTGGACACGACGCTCTACTTCTTCACGTCGGGTCGCTACGAGTTCCAGAACAAGGGGATGGACGTGACGATCGAGGCGCTGGCGCGTCTCAATCACCGGCTCAAGGCGAGCGGGTCTCCGGTGACGGTGGTGTTCTTCATCATCACGAAGGCTCCGGTGCGTTCGATCAACGTGGCGGCGCTGGAATCGCGTTCGATGCTCAGCGAGTTCCGGGACGTGGCGGACGCGATCAAGGAGCAGGTGGGCGAGGGTCTGGTGCTGGCGGCGGCGGAGGGGCGTGTGCCGGACCTGAATGATCTGGTGGACGAGTACTGGCGTCTGCGTCTGCGGCGTTCGCTGCACGCCTGGCGTCGTGACTGGCTGCCGCCGATCGTCACGCACGATCTGGTGGACGACCAGACGGACGACGTGCTCAACGCGCTGCGTCGCTGTCACCTGTTCAACGGCCCGCACGACCCGGTCAAGGTCGTCTATCACCCGGCGTTTATCACGAGCACGAACCCGCTGTTCGGCATGGAGTACGACCACTTCGTGCGCGGGTGTCACCTGGGTGTGTTCCCGTCGTACTACGAGCCTTGGGGGTACACCCCGCTGGAGTCGATCGCCTTGGGCGTGCCGGCGTTGACCTCGGACCTTTCGGGTTTCGGGTCGTACCTGATGCAGCTGATGGCGGATCACGAGGACCGCGGCGTGGGGATTATCGAGCGTCGGTACCGCGACTTCCACGCCACCGCGGATCAGATCTGCGATCAGATGTTCCGGATGTGCCAGTTGTCGCGGCGTGAGCGGATCTCGCTGCGGAACAAGGTCGAGTCGTTCTCGGAGCACTTCGACTGGCACAACCTCGGGCGTCGGTACCACGAGGCGCACGCGTTGGCGCTGGACCGCGCGGGGGTGTAA
- a CDS encoding acetolactate synthase, translating to MTQAPVETPTAGGYQPPRNIQFSVFLDNRVGQLLDVAHCFAGQSLTLAGFSVIDSADHAVVRLITSNADLARRLLQRNAMAFAESNVLAVEVSESRTFEELCESLLAAELNIQFAYPLLVRPRGLPVVVIQTDDTLFSAQLLRKKLFTLLAENDLGENASRNRPDTGLSPN from the coding sequence ATGACGCAGGCACCCGTAGAAACTCCGACCGCAGGCGGTTACCAGCCGCCACGCAACATCCAGTTCAGCGTCTTCCTGGACAACCGCGTCGGACAGCTCCTCGACGTCGCCCACTGCTTCGCCGGCCAGAGCCTCACCCTCGCCGGCTTCTCGGTCATCGACTCCGCCGACCACGCCGTCGTCCGCCTCATTACCTCCAACGCCGACCTCGCGCGACGCCTGCTCCAGCGCAACGCCATGGCCTTCGCCGAGAGCAACGTCCTCGCCGTCGAGGTCTCCGAGTCACGGACCTTCGAAGAACTCTGCGAGAGCCTGCTTGCCGCCGAGCTCAACATCCAGTTCGCCTACCCGCTACTCGTCCGCCCCCGCGGGCTCCCCGTCGTCGTCATCCAGACCGACGACACCCTCTTCTCCGCACAACTCCTGCGCAAGAAACTCTTCACCCTCCTCGCCGAGAACGACCTCGGCGAAAACGCCTCACGCAACCGCCCCGACACCGGCCTCAGCCCGAACTGA